The following are encoded in a window of Halosimplex halophilum genomic DNA:
- a CDS encoding polymer-forming cytoskeletal protein, giving the protein MRRGIRREAGWSPTRGQSNVIAVVLLAGLVLAGATVVVVAGSTAINQAQSDSSFASAEQSMRSLGAEIDSVSRDGQSADVQLDALKSGDAAVEESAGSMTVTVVHKGSGATDSHTVELGRIQYEQGQRTLVYQGGGLFERTGNGSAVVSAPEVSYRQASEGGTLTVPVVAVTGEAVDDEVTVERTAIREILPKLDGNPDTGSDESVNPLKRGTALRVTVESEVYRAWGSVFEQRIGTGVEYDPDKEQVSFTLDGPPERGPPVTRAAFSSRGVDTHVGKFAGTSCYHPTRSSSCTAGDVYLKSADGGLANCFTVEGDLVIERLPASGSLYGSSGCGGATIEGKSFFGERRSASSPYEIKGDVTFEGYTSIHDTVTFTAGGVNFEDDVRIDGKVKKMRGVTVEESLYVEPNPSSNELKINDGTVVKGDLVVNGRIKVNGNVRVHGEVYAEDEVKSTGWGGLKDENGDPKPSSEIHENLPSSQVLGKMPRDLQHMTTSDRPSSVDMSKKEPTTGDSASDISSGTLDCDPDGTAETCHLDAGTYKLDHLELGHGDELELDTSGGSIKIYVEGGVEVPKNAEIQVLGDNSNRVAVFVEGAGASSNTFHMYGGSGTAGEVTTPDDKASKFWVYMDPSDEVRIKEHSDFTGVIYGPGNGPDGDGVDVYLDKHATVRGAVVGNLEKFTNSASIKYDVTLQGRSALMVGTSDTDRVAYFRTSARVVGVDG; this is encoded by the coding sequence ATGCGCAGGGGCATCCGTCGGGAGGCAGGGTGGTCGCCGACCAGGGGGCAATCGAACGTCATCGCGGTGGTGTTGCTGGCGGGGCTCGTCCTCGCCGGGGCGACGGTGGTCGTGGTCGCCGGCTCGACGGCGATCAACCAGGCCCAGAGCGACTCGTCGTTCGCGAGCGCCGAGCAGTCGATGCGGTCGCTCGGCGCCGAGATCGACAGCGTCTCGCGGGACGGGCAGTCGGCGGACGTACAACTCGACGCGTTGAAATCCGGCGACGCGGCGGTCGAAGAGTCCGCCGGATCGATGACCGTCACCGTCGTCCACAAAGGGTCGGGGGCGACGGATTCCCACACCGTCGAACTCGGGCGTATCCAGTACGAACAGGGCCAGCGGACACTGGTGTACCAGGGAGGCGGGCTGTTCGAACGAACCGGGAACGGGTCGGCCGTCGTCTCCGCGCCCGAGGTGAGCTACCGCCAGGCGTCCGAGGGCGGGACACTGACGGTCCCCGTCGTCGCGGTCACGGGCGAAGCAGTCGACGACGAGGTGACCGTGGAACGGACGGCTATCCGCGAGATCCTCCCCAAACTCGACGGCAACCCGGACACCGGCTCCGACGAATCGGTCAACCCGCTCAAACGCGGCACCGCGCTCCGGGTCACCGTCGAGAGCGAGGTCTACCGGGCGTGGGGGAGCGTGTTCGAACAGCGGATCGGGACCGGCGTCGAGTACGACCCCGACAAGGAACAGGTCTCGTTCACGCTCGATGGGCCGCCGGAACGCGGACCGCCGGTCACGCGGGCCGCGTTCTCCTCCCGGGGGGTCGACACGCACGTCGGGAAGTTCGCGGGGACGAGCTGCTACCACCCGACCAGAAGCAGTAGCTGTACGGCCGGTGACGTGTATCTGAAGTCGGCGGACGGCGGGCTCGCGAACTGTTTCACGGTCGAAGGGGACCTGGTCATCGAGCGGCTCCCGGCCAGCGGGAGCCTGTACGGGTCGTCGGGGTGCGGCGGTGCGACCATCGAGGGGAAGTCCTTTTTCGGCGAACGACGCTCGGCGAGTTCGCCGTACGAGATCAAAGGCGACGTGACCTTCGAGGGCTACACCAGCATCCACGACACGGTCACGTTCACCGCCGGCGGTGTCAATTTCGAGGACGACGTGCGGATCGACGGCAAGGTGAAGAAGATGCGCGGCGTCACCGTCGAGGAGTCGCTGTACGTCGAGCCGAACCCGAGCAGCAACGAACTGAAGATCAACGACGGCACCGTCGTCAAGGGCGACCTCGTCGTCAACGGCCGCATCAAGGTGAACGGGAACGTGAGAGTCCACGGGGAAGTGTACGCCGAGGACGAGGTGAAAAGTACCGGCTGGGGCGGCCTCAAGGACGAGAACGGGGACCCGAAACCGTCGTCGGAGATCCACGAGAACCTCCCGTCGTCGCAGGTGCTAGGGAAGATGCCGCGCGACCTCCAGCACATGACCACGTCCGACCGACCGAGCAGCGTCGACATGAGCAAGAAGGAACCGACGACCGGCGACAGCGCCTCCGACATCTCCTCCGGCACGCTCGACTGTGACCCCGACGGAACGGCCGAGACGTGTCATCTCGACGCCGGGACGTACAAGCTCGACCACCTGGAACTGGGCCACGGCGACGAACTCGAACTCGACACCAGCGGCGGGAGCATCAAGATCTACGTCGAGGGCGGCGTCGAAGTCCCCAAGAACGCGGAGATCCAGGTGCTCGGGGACAACTCGAACCGGGTGGCGGTGTTCGTCGAGGGAGCGGGCGCCAGCAGTAACACGTTCCACATGTACGGCGGGTCCGGAACGGCCGGGGAAGTGACGACGCCGGACGACAAGGCGTCGAAGTTCTGGGTCTACATGGACCCGAGCGACGAGGTACGCATCAAGGAGCACTCGGACTTCACCGGCGTCATCTACGGGCCCGGTAACGGTCCCGACGGCGACGGCGTCGACGTGTATCTCGACAAACACGCGACCGTCCGGGGCGCGGTCGTCGGCAACCTGGAGAAGTTCACGAACTCGGCGAGCATCAAGTACGACGTCACGCTCCAGGGGCGGTCGGCGCTCATGGTGGGTACCTCCGACACGGACCGGGTGGCGTACTTCCGAACGTCCGCCCGCGTCGTCGGGGTGGACGGCTGA